The window AGCGTGTCGCCCTTCGTACCCGCGGCGATTTCCTCGGCGGTCAGGAACTTGATCGCGACACCACCGGCCTTGGTGCTGCCCCAGCTCATGGCGGTGACGTGGCTGTCGCCATATTTGGCGCCGATCACGGCGTCCGCGCCCAGCTTTTCGCCGCGTTCCCACAGCTCGTTATAGATTTTCCGCTGGGACGGTTCCTTGCTGAAAATCGTCGCCTTGCGGACACCCGCGGTCACCACGCCGACGATCCTGTACGGCTTGTCGGTGATGTCATAAGGGAAAACGGGAACGCCCATTTCCTCGTTGACGACGACATGGGTCGCGTCCTTTTTCTTCGCCAACGCGGGCGTCGAAACCGCCGCGACCGCGATCGCCACGGCCGCGAGAATCTTGCTTCGTTTCATTGTCTGCTCCCCCTTTGGATGTTTGTTTTAATTCGCGGTGCGGCGGGCGCAGGTCAACCTGATTCTATCTTGGCAAAACCCGTGGTTCATGGGCTAAGCTGCGGAGGACGCAGGGGGATATCATGGTTCCGATTCATGCGGCGATGGCCGCGGCCTGGTTAGTGTCCGCGACGCCGGCGGCGCCCGCCGACGCGCCGCCGGCGACGGTGGTGGTCGCAGCCGAGCCGATGGCCGCGGAACCCGCCGCGGGCGCCGCGGCACCGATTCCTCCGGCTGTCGTGCTGAGGCGCGATACGCCGATCCATTTCATGGTCGTATCGGAAGTGACGACCAAGACGCATCTGGCGGGACACCGGTTCAGATTGCGGGTCGACAGGCCGGTCGTCGTCGACGGCGTCACGATCATCGCCGTCGGCGCCACCGCTTGGGGCGAAGTGCTCGCCGCCAAGAAGAGCGGCAATGTCGGCAAGGCCGGCTCGCTCGAAGCGAAACTCCTCTATGTCGAAAGCGGTGGCATCCAAATTCCGGTCAGCGGCACCAACAGCGCCAGGGGCGCTGGCGGTGGCGGCGAGACCGCGCTGGGCATTCTCGCGCTCGGTCCTCTCGGTCTCTTTGCCAAGGGCAATAATGCGAAGATCAAGGCGGGCGAGCTGATGACGGGTTTTGTCGAGCAGGACACCCAAATCCCGGCGCCATCGCCGGCCGGGTCATGATGCAACTCCGCGCGTCCGCCCTTGGTCTCGCCCTGATGCTCGCCTTTCCGGCCGCCGAGCAGGAGACCGCGAGCGCACCGCCCGCCACGCAAACGACCGACGACGCCCGGCTCCTCGTGCCCGCGGGTTCGACGATCGACCTCGTCACCACCAATGGCATTTCCAGCAAGAAGAACGTCAAGGGCGACCTCCTTTATCTGAAGGTCGCGGCGGCGGTGATCGTCGATGGCGTCACGGCCATACCCGTCGACACCGTCGTTGTCGGCCAGCTCTCGCGCGCCGAGGAGCGCGGCGCGTTCGGAAAGGCGGGGAAGCTCGAAGTGCAATTGCTCTATGCGGAACTGCCCGGGGGGCCGCTCCGGGTGAGCGGCACGCTGGAGGCCAAGGGCAAGGGCGGGGCCGACGACGCTGCGGCGACCGCCGCCGCCTTTCTCGTCCTACCCTTCGTCGCCACCGGGCGTAGCGCGGATATCCCCGCCGGATCGGAAGTGTTGGGTCGGCTCGACCGCGATCTCTGGATCGACAAACGCTGATCAAAGCCTTCACCCACGCGTAGGTGACAACCCCTTTTCCCCTCGTTACAACCGCTTCCCGATGCAGCAGGGACTCGCGGCCTGACGACGAGCGCCGCTGTATCGATACTTGTGCTGAGGGTCGCCGGCACACACTAGGGGCCGCACCGATGGGGTGCATGGCTGAGGGGGCGACTGTCACATGAAAAAAGCATCCGACCTGTTCATCGAATGCCTGGAGGAAGAAGGCGTCGAATATATTTTCGGCGTCCCGGGCGAGGAGAATCTCGACTTTCTCGACAGCCTGTCGCGGTCGACCAAGATCAAGCTGATCCTGACCCGGCACGAACAGGGCGCGGGCTTCATGGCCGCCACCTATGGCCGCCACACTGGCAAGACCGGCGTCTGCCTCGCGACACTCGGCCCCGGCGCGACCAACTTCGTCACCGCCGCCGCCTATGCGCAATTGGGCGGCATGCCGATGATGATGATCACCGGGCAAAAGCCGATCAAGAAGTCGAAGCAGGGCCGGTTCCAGATTCTCGACGTCGTCGCGATGATGGGGCCGATCACCAAATATACCCACCAGATGGCCTCGTCGGACAATATCCCGAGCCGCGTGCGCGAAGCCTTTCGCCTCGCCGAGGAAGAAAAACCCGGCGCGGTGCATATCGAACTGCCCGAGGATATCGCCGACGAACATACCGACAGCCTGCCGATCAAGCGCAGTCATTCGCGCCGGCCAACCGCCGACGTCAAATCGATCCGCGAGGCGGTGAAGGCGATCGAGGAAGCGACCTCGCCCGTCCTCGTCATCGGTGCCGGCGCGAACCGCACGATGACCAGTCGCATGCTGCTGCAGTTCATCGAAAAGACCGGCATCCCTTTCCTGACGACGCAGCTCGGCAAGGGCGTGATCGACGAACGCCATCCGAAATTCCTCGGCTGCGCCGCGCTGTCGGCGGGCGATTTCGTCCACCGCGCGGTCGAGGCGTCGGACTGTATCGTCAACCTCGGCCATGATGTGATCGAAAAGCCGCCCTTCTTCATGAAACAGGGCGGTCCGACCGTCATCCACGTCTCGACCAAGACCGCCGAGGTCGACCCGGTCTATTTCCCCGATATCGAGGTGATCGGCGACATCG is drawn from Sphingopyxis sp. OPL5 and contains these coding sequences:
- a CDS encoding acetolactate synthase large subunit, with the protein product MKKASDLFIECLEEEGVEYIFGVPGEENLDFLDSLSRSTKIKLILTRHEQGAGFMAATYGRHTGKTGVCLATLGPGATNFVTAAAYAQLGGMPMMMITGQKPIKKSKQGRFQILDVVAMMGPITKYTHQMASSDNIPSRVREAFRLAEEEKPGAVHIELPEDIADEHTDSLPIKRSHSRRPTADVKSIREAVKAIEEATSPVLVIGAGANRTMTSRMLLQFIEKTGIPFLTTQLGKGVIDERHPKFLGCAALSAGDFVHRAVEASDCIVNLGHDVIEKPPFFMKQGGPTVIHVSTKTAEVDPVYFPDIEVIGDIANAVWQIKEDIVPNGGWKFDHMLAFRKGEVDHTAPLAQDARFPIFPPHLVQSVRDSMPDDGIICLDNGVYKIWFARGYTAYRPNTVLLDNALATMGAGLPSAMMSAMVYPGRKVMAICGDGGFMMNSQEMETAVRLGLNITVLILNDNSYGMIRWKQANMGFKDWGLTYGNPDFVKYAESYGAHGHRVESAAHLKELLAHTRDTPGVHLIDCPVDYTENDQILNIDIKKLSKEM